One window of the Bradyrhizobium sp. NP1 genome contains the following:
- a CDS encoding FAD-dependent oxidoreductase, translating into MAELRAEVLVLGAGMVGVGAALHLQSRGRDVIMVDRQELAGEGTSFGNAGIIECASVFPYMFPRDFGEILRYALNRAPQVRYRLRDLPTFAPWLLRYFRASSPKRALHSAMAELPLIRRSLVEHEALIREAGVPELLQRNGWLKLYRSEPTLKAALRDFERARQYGVEGDILDNAAIRLREPHLSGDFAGAIHLPAPAFVPDPGGLVKAYVALFRRKGGRFLAGDARTLEQASRGWRVSIEQGAVNAREVVVALGPWSDLVFERLGYPIPLGIKRGYHLHLAARGNAVLNRPVLDADQGFVLAPMNRGIRLTTGVEFAPRDAPPRPVQIERALPKAHGLFPLGEAVDARPWMGARPCLPDMLPVIGRAPRHDGLWFDFGHQHHGLTLGPATGRLLAEMMTGKEPFADPAPFAVERFG; encoded by the coding sequence ATGGCGGAACTGAGGGCGGAGGTTCTTGTGCTCGGCGCCGGCATGGTCGGCGTCGGTGCCGCCTTGCATTTGCAGAGTCGCGGACGCGACGTGATCATGGTCGATCGGCAGGAATTGGCGGGCGAAGGCACAAGCTTCGGCAATGCCGGCATCATCGAATGCGCGTCGGTCTTCCCCTACATGTTCCCGCGCGATTTCGGTGAGATCCTTCGCTATGCACTGAACCGGGCGCCGCAGGTGCGCTATCGGCTGCGCGATCTGCCGACCTTCGCGCCATGGCTGCTGCGCTATTTCCGCGCCTCCTCGCCGAAGCGGGCCTTGCACAGCGCGATGGCCGAGTTGCCGCTGATCCGGCGCAGCCTGGTCGAGCATGAAGCCCTGATCAGGGAAGCCGGCGTGCCCGAACTGTTGCAGCGAAACGGCTGGCTCAAGCTCTATCGCTCCGAACCGACGCTGAAGGCGGCGTTGCGCGATTTCGAACGCGCCAGGCAGTATGGCGTCGAGGGCGATATCCTCGACAACGCGGCGATCCGGCTGCGCGAGCCGCATTTGAGCGGGGATTTCGCCGGCGCCATCCACCTGCCGGCGCCCGCCTTCGTTCCGGACCCCGGCGGCCTGGTCAAGGCCTATGTCGCGCTGTTCAGGCGCAAGGGCGGCCGCTTCCTCGCCGGCGACGCGCGGACGCTGGAACAGGCCAGCCGCGGCTGGCGCGTCAGCATCGAACAGGGCGCGGTGAACGCACGCGAGGTCGTGGTTGCGCTCGGGCCGTGGTCCGATCTGGTGTTCGAGCGGCTCGGCTATCCCATTCCGCTCGGCATCAAGCGTGGCTATCATCTGCATCTGGCAGCGCGCGGCAATGCGGTGCTCAACCGCCCGGTGCTGGATGCCGATCAAGGTTTCGTGCTGGCGCCGATGAACCGTGGCATCAGGCTCACCACGGGCGTGGAATTCGCCCCGCGCGATGCGCCGCCCAGGCCCGTCCAGATCGAGCGGGCGCTGCCGAAGGCGCATGGGCTGTTTCCGCTGGGCGAGGCGGTCGACGCCAGGCCCTGGATGGGCGCGCGGCCTTGCCTGCCGGACATGCTGCCGGTGATCGGCCGGGCGCCGCGCCACGACGGGCTGTGGTTCGATTTCGGCCACCAGCACCATGGGCTGACGCTGGGGCCCGCGACCGGGCGGTTGCTGGCCGAAATGATGACGGGGAAGGAGCCGTTTGCCGATCCCGCGCCGTTTGCGGTCGAACGGTTTGGTTGA
- a CDS encoding alpha/beta hydrolase: protein MIEMPPLQFASTNGIRMGYYEAGPKTDQPPVILCHGWPELAFSWRHQLKALAETGIRVIAPDQRGYGATDRPEAVEDYDMEHLTGDLIGLMDHLKIDKAIFVGHDWGGFIIWQMPLRHIDRVAGVVGVNTPHTNRVWADPIELLRARFGDKMYIVQFQDPGREPDRIFGSRVEQTFDAFMRKPAPRSETAPPEQPVAGVGASPRLNLAFPQMIANYDAKHDPRTPILSAEEKQVFVDTFSKTGFTGGINWYRNMSRNWQRSEGLDHTVRVPALMIMAELDQVLPPSAADGMEKLIPDLEKYLVRGSGHWTQQEKPEEVSAKLIEWRRRRFG, encoded by the coding sequence ATGATCGAAATGCCGCCGCTGCAGTTCGCGTCCACCAACGGGATTCGCATGGGCTACTACGAGGCCGGCCCGAAAACGGACCAGCCGCCCGTCATCCTCTGCCACGGCTGGCCTGAGCTCGCCTTTTCCTGGCGTCACCAGCTCAAGGCGCTGGCCGAGACCGGCATCCGCGTGATCGCGCCGGACCAGCGTGGCTATGGCGCAACCGACCGGCCCGAGGCGGTCGAGGACTACGACATGGAGCATCTCACCGGCGATCTCATCGGGCTGATGGATCACCTGAAGATCGACAAGGCGATCTTCGTCGGCCACGACTGGGGTGGCTTCATCATCTGGCAGATGCCGCTGCGGCACATCGACCGCGTCGCCGGGGTGGTCGGCGTCAACACGCCGCATACCAACCGCGTCTGGGCCGATCCGATCGAGCTGCTGCGCGCCCGCTTCGGTGACAAGATGTATATCGTGCAGTTTCAGGATCCCGGTCGCGAGCCAGACCGCATCTTCGGCAGCCGCGTCGAGCAGACGTTCGATGCCTTCATGCGCAAGCCGGCGCCGCGCAGCGAGACAGCGCCGCCCGAGCAGCCGGTCGCGGGCGTCGGCGCTTCGCCGCGGCTCAACCTGGCCTTTCCGCAGATGATCGCGAACTACGACGCCAAGCATGATCCGCGCACGCCGATCCTGTCGGCGGAAGAGAAGCAGGTGTTCGTCGACACCTTCAGCAAGACCGGCTTCACCGGCGGCATCAACTGGTATCGCAACATGTCGCGCAACTGGCAGCGCTCGGAAGGCCTCGACCATACCGTGCGGGTGCCGGCGCTGATGATCATGGCCGAGCTCGACCAGGTGCTCCCGCCATCGGCTGCCGACGGCATGGAGAAGCTGATCCCGGACCTGGAGAAATATCTGGTCCGCGGCAGCGGCCATTGGACGCAGCAGGAAAAGCCGGAGGAGGTCAGTGCCAAGCTGATCGAATGGCGTAGAAGGCGGTTCGGATGA
- a CDS encoding DUF6489 family protein: MKVNVEIDCTPLEARQFLGLPDVGPMQTVMMEKLQQQMAANIEKMSPEALIQSWFSFDPKLAERFQDMFVAMLGGPRSSDKKR; the protein is encoded by the coding sequence ATGAAGGTTAATGTCGAGATCGATTGCACCCCGCTCGAAGCCAGGCAATTCCTGGGTCTCCCCGATGTCGGGCCGATGCAGACCGTGATGATGGAAAAGCTGCAGCAACAGATGGCCGCCAACATCGAGAAGATGTCGCCCGAGGCGCTGATCCAGAGCTGGTTCAGCTTCGATCCGAAGCTTGCCGAGCGGTTTCAGGACATGTTCGTGGCGATGCTCGGTGGTCCGCGCTCCAGCGACAAGAAGAGATAA
- a CDS encoding cytochrome P450 has protein sequence MASKNRLSPIPRPPVKPVVGNMLSLDSTAPVQHLARLAKELGPIYWLDMMGAPIVIVSGYDLVDELSDEKRFDKAVRGSLRRVRAVGGDGLFTADTNEPNWGKAHNILLQPFGNRAMQSYHPSMVDIAEQLVKKWERLNADDEIDVVHDMTALTLDTIGLCGFDYRFNSFYRRDYHPFVESLVRSLETIMMTRGLPMENLWMQKRRRDLAADVAFMNKMVDEIIAERRRNAEAEQKDMLAAMMTGVDRASGEQLDDVNIRYQINTFLIAGHETTSGLLSCTIYALLKHPEVLKKAYEEVDRVLGSDTNVKPTYQQVTQLTYITQILKEALRLWPPAPAYGIAPLKDETIGGKYKLRKGTFITVLVLGLHRDPSVWGPNPDAFDPENFSREAEAKRPANAWKPFGNGQRACIGRGFAMHEAALAIGMILQRFKLVDHHRYQMHLKETLTIKPDGFKIKVRPRTDRDRSVPAGAAVQAVASPAASAPRARTRPGHNTPLLVLYGSNLGTAEELATRVADLAQVNGFASKLAPLDDYVDKLPKEGGVLIFCASYNGAPPDNATQFVKWLSDDLPKDAFAGVRYAVFGCGNSDWAATYQSVPRLIDEKLRDHGGRSAYARGEGDARSDLDGQFESWFAAAAPVAVKEFGVDSKFSRSADDEPLYRIEPVAPTAINTVVVQGGAVPMNVLDNDELQNKAGANPSDRSTRHIEVQLPAGAAYRVGDHLSVVPRNDPALVDRVARRFGFLPADQIRLQVAEGRRAQLPAGEPISVGRLLTEFVELQQVATRKQIQIMSEQTRCPVTKPKLLALIGDDAASGERYRSEVLDRRKSVFDLLEEFPACELPFHAYLEMLSLLAPRYYSISSSPSKGSERCSVTVGVVEAPASSGRGIYKGVCSNYLANRRIGDTIHATVRETKAGFRLPEDNSVPIIMIGPGTGLAPFRGFLQERAARRERGATLGPAMLFFGCRHPDQDFLYADELKAFAADGITELYTAFSRADSQKTYVQHLVAAHKDRVWALIEQGAIVYVCGDGGKMEPDVKAALVAIHRERTGADAAASARWIEELGANNRYVLDVWAGG, from the coding sequence ATGGCGTCCAAGAACAGGCTCAGTCCGATCCCGCGTCCACCGGTCAAGCCGGTGGTCGGCAACATGCTGTCGCTGGATTCGACCGCGCCGGTGCAGCATCTGGCGCGGCTAGCGAAGGAGCTCGGGCCGATCTACTGGCTCGACATGATGGGCGCGCCGATCGTGATCGTCTCCGGCTACGACCTCGTCGACGAGCTCTCTGACGAGAAGCGCTTCGACAAGGCGGTGCGCGGCTCGCTGCGCCGCGTGCGCGCGGTCGGCGGCGACGGCCTGTTCACCGCCGATACCAACGAGCCGAACTGGGGCAAGGCGCACAACATCCTGCTGCAGCCGTTCGGCAACCGCGCCATGCAGTCCTATCACCCGAGCATGGTCGACATCGCCGAGCAGCTCGTGAAGAAATGGGAGCGGCTCAACGCCGACGACGAGATCGACGTCGTCCACGACATGACCGCGCTGACGCTGGATACGATCGGCCTGTGCGGTTTCGACTATCGCTTCAACTCGTTCTACCGGCGCGATTACCACCCCTTCGTGGAGTCGCTGGTGCGCTCGCTGGAAACCATCATGATGACCCGCGGGCTGCCGATGGAGAATCTGTGGATGCAGAAGCGGCGGCGCGATCTTGCCGCCGACGTCGCCTTCATGAACAAGATGGTGGACGAGATCATCGCCGAGCGCCGCCGCAATGCCGAGGCCGAGCAGAAGGACATGCTGGCGGCGATGATGACCGGCGTCGACCGCGCATCTGGCGAACAGCTCGACGACGTCAACATCCGCTACCAGATCAACACCTTCCTGATCGCGGGTCATGAAACCACCAGCGGGCTGCTGTCCTGCACCATCTACGCGCTGCTCAAGCATCCGGAGGTGCTGAAGAAGGCCTATGAGGAGGTCGATCGTGTGCTCGGCTCCGACACCAACGTCAAGCCGACCTACCAGCAGGTCACCCAGCTCACCTACATCACCCAGATCCTGAAAGAGGCGCTGCGGCTGTGGCCGCCGGCGCCTGCCTATGGCATCGCGCCGCTCAAGGACGAGACCATCGGTGGCAAGTACAAGCTCAGGAAGGGCACCTTCATCACGGTCCTGGTGCTCGGGCTGCATCGCGACCCAAGCGTCTGGGGGCCGAATCCCGACGCCTTCGATCCGGAAAATTTCAGCCGCGAGGCCGAGGCCAAGCGGCCTGCCAACGCCTGGAAGCCGTTCGGCAACGGCCAGCGCGCCTGCATCGGCCGCGGCTTCGCGATGCACGAGGCGGCGCTGGCGATCGGCATGATCCTGCAGCGCTTCAAGCTGGTCGACCATCACCGCTACCAGATGCATCTGAAGGAGACGCTGACGATCAAGCCGGACGGATTCAAGATCAAGGTGCGCCCGCGCACCGATCGCGATCGTTCCGTCCCAGCCGGCGCGGCGGTCCAGGCAGTGGCCTCACCGGCCGCATCGGCGCCGCGGGCGCGGACACGGCCCGGCCACAACACGCCGCTGCTCGTGCTCTACGGGTCGAACCTCGGCACCGCCGAGGAGTTGGCCACGCGGGTCGCCGACCTCGCCCAGGTCAACGGCTTCGCCAGCAAGCTTGCCCCGCTCGACGATTATGTCGACAAGCTGCCGAAGGAAGGCGGCGTCCTGATCTTCTGCGCCTCGTACAACGGCGCCCCTCCCGACAACGCCACGCAGTTCGTCAAATGGCTGAGCGACGATCTGCCGAAGGACGCCTTTGCCGGCGTCCGCTACGCCGTGTTCGGCTGCGGCAACAGCGACTGGGCTGCGACCTATCAGTCGGTGCCGCGCCTGATCGACGAGAAATTGCGCGACCATGGCGGCCGCAGCGCCTATGCGCGCGGCGAGGGCGATGCCCGCAGCGATCTCGACGGCCAGTTCGAGAGCTGGTTTGCCGCGGCGGCGCCCGTGGCGGTGAAGGAATTCGGCGTCGATTCCAAGTTCAGCCGCTCGGCCGATGACGAGCCGTTGTACCGGATCGAGCCGGTGGCGCCGACCGCGATCAACACCGTGGTGGTGCAGGGCGGTGCGGTGCCTATGAACGTGCTTGATAACGACGAGCTTCAGAACAAGGCTGGCGCGAATCCGTCCGACCGCTCGACCCGCCACATCGAGGTGCAACTGCCGGCCGGCGCGGCCTATCGTGTCGGCGATCATCTGAGCGTGGTGCCGCGCAACGACCCGGCGCTGGTCGATCGGGTGGCGCGCCGCTTCGGCTTCCTGCCGGCCGACCAGATCCGGCTGCAGGTGGCGGAAGGCCGCCGCGCGCAATTGCCGGCGGGAGAGCCGATCTCGGTCGGGCGGCTGCTCACCGAATTCGTCGAGCTGCAGCAGGTCGCGACCCGCAAGCAGATCCAGATCATGTCGGAGCAAACCCGCTGCCCGGTGACCAAGCCCAAGCTCCTGGCGCTGATCGGCGACGATGCCGCATCGGGCGAGCGTTACCGCAGCGAGGTGCTGGACAGGCGCAAGTCGGTGTTCGACCTTCTGGAGGAATTCCCGGCCTGCGAGCTGCCGTTCCACGCCTATCTGGAGATGCTTTCGCTGCTCGCGCCGCGCTATTATTCGATCTCGTCCTCGCCCTCGAAGGGGTCGGAGCGCTGCAGCGTCACGGTCGGCGTGGTCGAGGCGCCCGCAAGTTCCGGGCGCGGCATCTACAAGGGCGTCTGCTCGAATTATCTCGCCAACCGCCGTATCGGCGACACCATCCACGCCACCGTGCGCGAGACCAAGGCCGGCTTCCGCCTGCCCGAGGACAATTCGGTGCCGATCATCATGATCGGGCCGGGCACCGGGCTCGCGCCGTTCCGCGGCTTCCTGCAGGAACGCGCGGCGCGCAGGGAGCGCGGCGCGACGCTCGGCCCCGCGATGCTGTTCTTCGGCTGCCGCCATCCCGACCAGGACTTTCTCTATGCCGACGAGCTGAAGGCCTTTGCGGCCGACGGAATCACCGAGCTCTACACCGCGTTCTCGCGCGCCGACAGCCAGAAGACCTATGTGCAGCATCTCGTCGCAGCACATAAGGATCGCGTCTGGGCGCTGATCGAGCAGGGGGCGATCGTCTATGTCTGCGGCGACGGCGGCAAGATGGAGCCGGACGTCAAGGCGGCCCTGGTTGCGATCCATCGCGAGCGCACCGGCGCCGATGCGGCGGCCAGCGCGCGCTGGATCGAGGAACTCGGCGCCAACAACCGCTACGTGCTGGACGTGTGGGCCGGCGGTTAG
- a CDS encoding wax ester/triacylglycerol synthase family O-acyltransferase, translated as MGDGKKLSSLDASFLYLETPEMPMHVGSMAILRLPDGYKGDFFEEFKAMIASRLHVAPILKARLEKTPLDIDHPSWVEDDQFDIDRHIFRASLPAPRDRATLERIVGWMHAKLLNRARPLWEFYVFEGMKDNEIGLYSKMHHACIDGGAGAALTNMIYDITPVPRQVDPPSAKAKVGQEPRDIAANLLDSYQQLWTQPLEAAAAAKSVELPRSGKSDLGSILFDNAMYQIESAMRFAGNIPTMLKSVSDVIGKISDPKARDSLASMMSPPTILNKSISSERSFAGTSISLSRAKALAKLSGGKLNDVVLALASGVVRRYLLSQGALPNKSLTAGVPISLREEGNAEANNQVFGMICSIATNVEDPKTRLETIIAQSTRSKEMSHPLRALMPQVSNISMLGTPILVQIMALLYSRSSLSDVLPPATNITVSNVPGPRQTLYAAGAELLHIFPVSISTHGIALNITVQSYRDQLDFGFIVGANIIPHVQVLCDMLPEEFAALEAAYAPPPADIKGAAE; from the coding sequence ATGGGTGACGGCAAAAAACTGTCCTCGCTGGACGCATCGTTTCTGTATCTGGAAACCCCGGAAATGCCGATGCATGTCGGCAGCATGGCGATCTTGCGCCTGCCCGACGGCTACAAGGGCGACTTCTTCGAGGAGTTCAAGGCGATGATCGCCTCGCGGCTCCACGTCGCGCCGATCCTGAAAGCCCGCCTGGAAAAGACGCCGCTCGACATCGACCATCCGTCCTGGGTCGAGGACGACCAGTTCGACATCGACCGCCACATCTTCCGCGCCAGCCTGCCGGCGCCGCGCGACCGCGCCACGCTTGAGCGCATCGTCGGCTGGATGCATGCCAAGCTTCTGAACCGCGCGCGGCCGCTCTGGGAGTTCTACGTCTTCGAGGGCATGAAGGACAACGAGATCGGCCTCTATTCCAAGATGCATCATGCCTGCATCGACGGCGGCGCAGGTGCTGCGCTGACCAACATGATCTACGACATCACGCCGGTGCCGCGGCAGGTCGATCCGCCGAGCGCGAAGGCCAAGGTCGGTCAGGAGCCGCGCGACATCGCCGCCAACCTGCTCGATTCCTACCAGCAGCTCTGGACCCAGCCGCTCGAGGCGGCGGCCGCCGCCAAAAGCGTCGAGCTGCCGCGCTCGGGCAAGAGCGATCTCGGCTCGATCCTGTTCGACAACGCGATGTACCAGATCGAAAGCGCGATGCGCTTTGCCGGCAACATCCCGACCATGCTCAAGAGCGTGTCCGACGTGATCGGCAAGATCTCCGATCCCAAGGCGCGTGACAGCCTCGCCAGCATGATGTCGCCGCCGACCATCCTCAACAAGTCGATCTCCTCGGAGCGCAGCTTCGCCGGCACCTCGATCTCGCTGTCGCGCGCGAAAGCGCTGGCAAAGCTGTCTGGCGGCAAGCTCAACGACGTGGTGCTGGCGCTCGCCTCCGGCGTGGTGCGGCGCTATCTGCTCTCGCAAGGCGCGTTGCCGAACAAGTCGCTGACCGCGGGGGTGCCGATCTCGCTGCGCGAGGAAGGCAATGCCGAGGCCAACAACCAGGTTTTCGGCATGATCTGCTCGATCGCCACCAATGTCGAGGATCCGAAGACGCGGCTTGAGACCATCATCGCGCAATCGACCCGCTCCAAGGAAATGTCGCATCCCTTGCGCGCGCTGATGCCGCAGGTCTCCAACATCTCGATGCTGGGTACGCCGATCCTGGTGCAGATCATGGCACTGCTCTACAGCCGCTCCAGCCTCTCCGACGTGCTGCCGCCGGCCACCAATATCACTGTTTCCAACGTCCCCGGGCCGCGGCAGACGCTGTATGCCGCGGGCGCTGAGCTGCTGCACATCTTCCCGGTCTCGATCTCGACCCACGGCATCGCGCTCAACATCACCGTGCAGAGCTACCGCGATCAGCTCGACTTCGGCTTCATTGTGGGGGCCAACATCATCCCCCATGTCCAGGTGCTCTGCGACATGCTGCCGGAGGAGTTCGCCGCGCTGGAAGCGGCCTACGCGCCGCCGCCGGCCGACATCAAGGGCGCGGCCGAGTAG
- a CDS encoding alpha/beta hydrolase: protein MRAGSSEADEPGRLRAPGLALLLAEARGIFELNSSLLLSPLLMRAPRGDGHPVLTLPGFLASDLSMVPMRRYLSELGYNAHPWRMGRNIGGLVRLKQALLDRLAEIHADVGCKVSIVGWSLGGVYARHLALQAPEMIRRVVTLGSPFANDVRATNATRLYETLSGETVETTSELREAIAGDLPVPATSVYSKSDGIVNWRTCLLRPTDTAENIEVYFASHIGLGVNPAALWAVADRLAQAEGEFHPFDRSGPFAIAYAPAEKAQSA from the coding sequence ATGCGCGCGGGCTCCAGCGAAGCGGACGAGCCGGGCCGGCTGCGGGCGCCGGGCCTCGCGCTGCTGCTTGCGGAAGCGCGCGGGATCTTCGAGCTCAACTCGAGCCTGCTGCTGTCGCCCCTTCTGATGCGCGCGCCGCGCGGCGACGGCCATCCGGTGCTGACCTTGCCGGGATTTCTCGCCAGCGATCTCTCGATGGTGCCGATGCGGCGGTATCTCAGCGAGCTCGGCTACAATGCCCATCCCTGGCGTATGGGCCGCAATATCGGCGGCTTGGTACGGCTCAAGCAGGCGCTGCTGGATCGGCTGGCCGAGATTCACGCCGATGTCGGCTGCAAGGTTTCGATCGTGGGCTGGAGCCTGGGCGGCGTCTATGCGCGCCATCTCGCGTTGCAGGCGCCGGAGATGATCCGCCGTGTGGTGACGCTGGGCAGCCCGTTCGCCAACGACGTGCGTGCGACCAACGCCACGCGTCTGTACGAGACGCTGTCGGGCGAGACGGTGGAGACCACCTCCGAGCTGCGTGAGGCCATAGCCGGCGACCTGCCGGTGCCGGCAACCTCGGTCTATTCGAAGAGCGACGGCATCGTGAACTGGCGGACCTGCCTGCTCCGGCCCACCGACACGGCCGAGAACATCGAGGTCTATTTCGCCAGCCATATCGGGCTCGGCGTCAATCCGGCGGCGCTGTGGGCGGTGGCCGACCGTCTTGCGCAGGCCGAAGGCGAGTTTCATCCCTTTGACCGCTCCGGGCCCTTTGCCATTGCATATGCGCCTGCGGAAAAGGCACAATCGGCCTGA